The Mesorhizobium sp. M1D.F.Ca.ET.043.01.1.1 genome contains a region encoding:
- a CDS encoding efflux RND transporter periplasmic adaptor subunit yields MEAWLALLCRQVPGVVAGVAVLGEPDVGPFTPVAWWPDKEMVGISLSAIAEKSLVQRQGAVTSGGGPDGAQAVRQIAQPLIVDGRIYGVCAVSSVGDEIGAGETLRRMQWAAGWMEVLLRRQMQADDQEARERSRIAFDMLATVLDNNGITAASTALVTELALRLDCDPVSVGFVRHRRCSVAAVSHAADFSKKINLIKDIAAAMDEAVDQRSIVLHPAREGWEYRVSREHEELAREHKTGGVLTVPLQFDHRSIGAITFIKPAGREFDEAEVDLCDAVAAVVGPVLEEKRRNDRNILVKIWEASARQVERLLGPRYFGRKLATLCFAAAAVWLSLATTDHAVTSPAIVRGTIQRTIVAPFNGYVASENVRAGETVRKGDTLAQLDDQDLSFERLRLSTSRQQRMTEYDRALAKYDRAEAAIIKTQIEQAEAQLKLIDEQLRRTRLVAPFDGFVVQGDLSQSIGAAVERGQELFRIAPLDTYRVVIDVDESDIGDIALNQAGVLRVASLPQEPMSYRVEQITALSMQKDGRNFFQVEAALDHPSPRLRPGMEGIAKTAIDRRLLVTSYAGKMVDWAYLVLWRWLP; encoded by the coding sequence GTGGAAGCGTGGCTGGCGCTTCTTTGCCGGCAAGTTCCGGGTGTGGTGGCCGGTGTGGCCGTGCTTGGCGAGCCGGATGTCGGTCCATTCACTCCGGTGGCATGGTGGCCTGACAAGGAAATGGTCGGCATCAGCCTCTCGGCCATAGCCGAGAAGTCGCTTGTCCAGCGCCAGGGTGCCGTCACCAGCGGCGGCGGTCCGGATGGAGCGCAGGCGGTTCGGCAGATTGCCCAACCCCTCATCGTCGACGGGCGGATCTACGGCGTGTGCGCGGTCTCCTCTGTTGGGGATGAGATTGGCGCCGGCGAGACGCTGCGTCGCATGCAGTGGGCCGCAGGCTGGATGGAAGTCCTGCTGCGGCGCCAGATGCAGGCCGACGATCAGGAAGCGCGCGAGCGCAGTCGCATCGCCTTCGACATGCTGGCGACCGTGCTCGACAACAATGGCATCACCGCCGCAAGCACGGCCCTGGTCACTGAGCTTGCGCTCAGGCTCGATTGCGACCCGGTCAGCGTCGGCTTTGTCCGGCATCGCCGCTGTTCTGTCGCGGCTGTCTCCCATGCCGCGGATTTCTCGAAAAAGATCAACCTGATAAAAGATATCGCGGCGGCGATGGACGAGGCTGTCGACCAGCGCAGCATCGTGCTTCATCCTGCGAGGGAAGGCTGGGAATACCGCGTCAGCCGCGAGCACGAAGAACTTGCTAGGGAACACAAGACCGGTGGCGTGCTCACCGTGCCGCTGCAGTTCGACCACCGATCGATCGGCGCTATCACCTTCATCAAACCGGCAGGACGGGAGTTCGACGAGGCTGAGGTCGATCTGTGCGATGCGGTGGCGGCTGTCGTCGGGCCGGTGCTCGAGGAAAAGCGCCGCAACGATCGCAACATCCTCGTCAAGATATGGGAAGCGTCCGCCAGGCAGGTCGAGCGGTTGCTCGGGCCCCGCTACTTCGGCCGCAAGCTCGCCACACTCTGTTTTGCCGCTGCCGCGGTCTGGCTCAGCCTGGCCACCACGGACCACGCCGTTACGTCGCCAGCTATCGTCAGGGGCACGATCCAAAGAACGATCGTGGCACCATTCAACGGCTATGTGGCCAGCGAGAACGTACGTGCCGGCGAGACGGTGAGGAAAGGTGACACGCTCGCCCAGCTCGACGACCAGGACCTTTCCTTCGAGCGGTTGAGGCTCTCCACTTCGCGCCAGCAGCGGATGACCGAATACGACCGCGCGCTCGCCAAGTATGATCGCGCGGAGGCGGCGATCATCAAGACCCAGATCGAACAGGCGGAGGCGCAACTGAAGCTCATCGACGAGCAACTGAGGCGCACCCGTCTCGTCGCGCCCTTCGACGGTTTCGTGGTCCAGGGCGACCTGAGCCAGTCGATCGGGGCCGCCGTCGAAAGGGGGCAGGAATTGTTCCGGATCGCGCCCCTCGACACGTACCGCGTTGTCATCGATGTCGACGAGAGCGACATCGGCGACATCGCGCTCAACCAGGCGGGCGTGCTGCGCGTGGCCTCCCTGCCGCAGGAACCGATGAGCTACCGTGTCGAGCAGATCACCGCGCTTTCCATGCAGAAGGACGGCCGGAACTTCTTCCAAGTGGAAGCTGCCCTTGATCACCCGAGCCCGCGGCTCAGGCCAGGCATGGAGGGTATCGCAAAGACGGCGATCGACCGCCGCCTGCTGGTGACGAGCTATGCCGGCAAGATGGTGGACTGGGCCTACCTCGTCCTGTGGCGTTGGCTGCCTTAG
- a CDS encoding M50 family metallopeptidase — translation MEQSYLSSSWYRVSGLKLRLRSHARIHRAIFRGQLWYVLQDRTSGRFHRFTPETWFIISLLDGTRTIQEIWDMACAQLEDKVMTQDEVIHLLGQLHTTDVLFGDVPPDIGELADRGKKQRDRKLMMSFINPLALRFGLIDPDKFLQATLPLIRPLFSWVGALGFCLLFGYALMLAGVHWRALTKDVTDRVLSAENLILLLIAFPMIKAVHELGHAYAVKRWGGSVHEIGVMLLVFMPVPYVDASDSLAFQNKWHRAIVGGAGILVEIVLAALALIVWVNAEPGLVRAFAFNVMLIGGVSTLVFNGNPLLKFDGYYVLSDIIEIPNLASRANAYLGYLVQRYAFRIRSATSPVTASGEAGWLFFYGFAAFFYRLTITAAIVTFVSRQFFIVGTLIALWAVILMLGVPVAKGMWFLLVNPALRHNRGRAFGVVAGTIAALAVALFLVPLPHSTIAQGIVWLPGNGIVNVGTDGVVKEILAAPDSEVAQGVPLVRLEDPLLTAKVELLTIRVRELKARLAKQDIADEANSLIVKEELRLAEADLALAADRQKSLTVRSQASGTFILPGATDLVGRFLHRGETVGYVAEFDHPLIRVVVPEDEADLVRSHTRDVSVRLVGDMWRAVPASMIREVPALSDSLPSAALSTVGGGTISLDPTDPKQRRVVANLLHLDLRLDEDRTIPRIGSRVYVRFSYGAEPLVGRLYRGVRQVFLRVFQI, via the coding sequence ATGGAACAGTCCTACCTCAGCTCGTCCTGGTATCGGGTCTCCGGCTTGAAGCTCAGGCTGCGCAGTCACGCCCGCATCCACAGGGCGATCTTTCGCGGCCAGCTCTGGTATGTGCTGCAAGACAGAACGTCCGGCCGCTTCCACCGGTTCACGCCCGAAACCTGGTTCATCATCAGCCTGCTCGATGGCACGCGGACGATCCAGGAGATCTGGGACATGGCCTGCGCGCAACTCGAGGACAAGGTGATGACTCAAGACGAGGTCATCCACCTTCTCGGACAACTGCACACGACTGACGTGCTGTTCGGCGACGTGCCCCCCGACATCGGAGAACTCGCCGATCGGGGTAAGAAGCAGCGTGACCGCAAGCTCATGATGAGCTTCATCAATCCGCTTGCCTTGCGTTTCGGCCTGATCGACCCCGACAAGTTTCTGCAGGCGACCTTGCCGCTGATCAGGCCGCTGTTCTCCTGGGTCGGGGCGCTCGGCTTCTGCCTCCTGTTCGGCTATGCATTGATGCTTGCCGGCGTGCATTGGAGGGCGCTCACCAAGGACGTTACCGATCGCGTGCTGTCGGCGGAGAACCTGATCCTGTTGCTCATCGCCTTTCCGATGATCAAGGCGGTGCATGAGCTGGGCCATGCCTATGCGGTAAAGCGGTGGGGCGGCAGCGTCCATGAAATCGGTGTGATGCTGCTCGTCTTCATGCCGGTGCCTTACGTCGATGCATCCGACAGCCTCGCCTTCCAGAACAAATGGCACAGGGCTATTGTCGGCGGTGCGGGAATACTGGTCGAGATCGTACTCGCCGCGCTGGCGCTGATTGTCTGGGTCAACGCGGAGCCTGGGCTGGTTCGGGCCTTCGCCTTCAACGTGATGCTGATCGGCGGCGTGTCGACGCTTGTCTTCAATGGCAATCCGCTGCTCAAGTTCGACGGCTACTACGTGCTCTCCGACATTATCGAGATTCCGAACCTCGCCAGTCGCGCCAATGCTTATCTCGGCTATCTGGTTCAGCGCTACGCGTTCCGGATACGCTCGGCCACTTCTCCCGTCACGGCGTCGGGGGAGGCGGGCTGGCTCTTCTTCTATGGGTTCGCCGCGTTTTTTTACCGGCTTACCATCACGGCGGCGATCGTCACCTTCGTCAGCCGGCAGTTCTTCATAGTAGGAACGCTTATCGCATTGTGGGCGGTCATACTGATGCTTGGCGTGCCGGTCGCGAAGGGAATGTGGTTCCTGTTGGTCAACCCGGCCCTCCGACACAATCGCGGTCGCGCCTTCGGTGTGGTCGCAGGCACGATCGCCGCGCTTGCGGTGGCACTGTTTCTGGTGCCGTTGCCGCATTCAACGATCGCGCAGGGAATCGTCTGGTTGCCCGGCAACGGCATCGTCAATGTCGGGACCGATGGCGTCGTGAAGGAGATTCTGGCCGCTCCCGACAGCGAGGTGGCGCAGGGCGTGCCCCTGGTCAGGCTGGAGGATCCGCTGCTTACAGCCAAGGTCGAGTTGCTGACGATCCGCGTCAGGGAACTGAAGGCGAGGCTGGCCAAGCAGGATATAGCCGATGAAGCCAATTCCCTCATTGTCAAAGAAGAGCTGCGGCTGGCAGAGGCCGATCTTGCCTTGGCCGCGGACAGGCAGAAATCGCTTACTGTACGCAGCCAGGCTTCCGGGACCTTCATACTGCCAGGCGCGACCGACCTTGTCGGACGCTTCCTGCATCGCGGCGAGACGGTCGGCTACGTCGCCGAGTTCGACCATCCGCTGATCCGGGTCGTCGTGCCGGAGGACGAGGCGGATCTGGTGCGCAGCCACACCCGAGATGTCAGCGTGAGACTGGTCGGCGATATGTGGCGGGCCGTTCCGGCCAGCATGATCCGGGAAGTGCCGGCATTGAGCGACTCGCTGCCGAGCGCCGCCTTGAGCACTGTCGGCGGCGGCACGATCTCGCTTGATCCCACCGATCCAAAGCAGCGCCGCGTGGTCGCCAATCTCCTCCATCTCGACTTGCGCCTGGATGAGGATCGGACAATTCCGCGCATCGGCAGCCGCGTCTACGTGCGTTTCTCATACGGGGCGGAACCGCTTGTAGGACGTCTCTATCGAGGCGTCAGGCAGGTATTTCTGCGTGTTTTTCAGATATAA
- a CDS encoding SapC family protein has product MTTQLLFYQNATPVSAERHKDLAVKAGVSYRFASSVNSVPLTAVEFAQAAAEYPIVFAGADDSVMPVVVLGAQQTENLFINDEGAWQGKYIPAFVRRYPFVFSTDKSGKTFILHIDESFEGCNREGRGERLFDNDGQQTQYLKSILNFLQDYQGRFQRTKEYCDRLKALDLLQPMQAQFNLNSGERRSLSGFMTVNREKLKALPDADLLAMFRNDELECTYLHLHSLRHFGDMIERIATRGAAPEIAAEPIEISKEASRHPSRTAGRNAKVEEASA; this is encoded by the coding sequence ATGACCACGCAATTGCTTTTCTATCAGAATGCAACGCCGGTCAGTGCCGAGCGCCACAAGGACCTCGCCGTGAAGGCAGGGGTAAGCTATCGTTTCGCCAGCAGCGTCAATTCCGTACCGCTCACCGCCGTCGAGTTTGCCCAGGCAGCGGCTGAGTATCCGATTGTCTTCGCCGGCGCCGACGATTCGGTCATGCCTGTCGTGGTGCTCGGTGCCCAGCAAACCGAGAACCTGTTCATCAACGACGAGGGTGCCTGGCAAGGTAAATACATACCGGCCTTCGTCCGCCGCTATCCTTTCGTCTTCTCCACCGACAAGTCAGGCAAGACGTTCATCCTGCACATCGATGAGAGCTTCGAAGGCTGCAACCGGGAAGGGCGCGGAGAGCGCCTGTTCGACAATGACGGCCAGCAGACGCAATATCTGAAGAGCATTCTGAATTTCCTCCAAGACTACCAAGGGCGCTTCCAGCGGACCAAGGAGTATTGCGACAGGTTGAAAGCGCTCGACCTTCTGCAGCCCATGCAAGCCCAGTTCAACCTCAACAGCGGCGAGCGACGGTCGCTTTCGGGCTTCATGACGGTTAACCGGGAAAAGCTGAAGGCGTTGCCCGATGCAGATCTGCTCGCCATGTTCCGCAACGACGAACTCGAGTGCACGTATCTGCATCTCCATTCGCTTCGCCATTTCGGCGACATGATCGAGCGTATCGCTACGAGGGGTGCGGCGCCCGAAATCGCGGCCGAGCCCATCGAAATAAGCAAGGAGGCATCACGGCATCCGTCCAGGACGGCTGGCCGCAACGCCAAGGTCGAGGAAGCCTCGGCATAG
- a CDS encoding prepilin peptidase: MSEQAQMWSLPALERNAERADPKQHWLDPIEAVATAAPSALLRRLWRSRIGRLVGGVAALEPELKLASDARLAGRAREIRATMRRDGLDEQLVVALFALVREVSRRTVGLRHHDVQVLAGLSMIGGAVVEMDTGEGKTVTVALPAAAAAFAGMPVHVVTVNEYLAERDHRALSPIFSFLGLSTGVVTNGLSPAEKVAVYARDIVYASNKDIAFDYLRDRIALGIRPNFLRTRLREFAGDADASQRVAMRGLHFAIVDEADSVLVDEARTPLIISRETDVSEEREWAQQAFRMIEDLEPDLHYRMRAEERRIELTDAGRACLEDKGRAVGGIWLNRIRREEGARQALSATHIFRKGEHYLVQDGKVQIVDEYTGRIMPDRSWSDGLHQLIEFKEACETTSRKLPMARMTYQRFFRRYLTLCGMTGTAREVTSELWSVYRLGVVRIPPNVPSKRRDLGATICANQDEKWRRIVERVRALHSSGRPVLIGTRSVLASNQLSRSLMEAGLEHEVLNAENVAREAGIIAEAGRRGRITVATNMAGRGVDIAVDPDLLDDGGLHVILSELHDAGRIDRQMQGRTARRGEPGTTETVLSMEDPLLELLPARLPRSPQFGRVLFHLAQRRAERAHRRDRRNLLAQDGRLGVLLAFSGGKSDVSKVVGSASEAHRGEGSSPPAIFRQRRNGTP; the protein is encoded by the coding sequence GTGAGCGAGCAAGCGCAAATGTGGTCACTGCCGGCTCTTGAACGGAATGCGGAACGGGCGGACCCGAAACAGCACTGGCTGGATCCAATCGAGGCGGTCGCCACGGCCGCCCCGAGCGCGCTTCTTAGGCGGCTGTGGCGATCGCGGATCGGAAGGTTGGTCGGCGGCGTTGCCGCGCTAGAGCCGGAACTCAAGCTGGCGTCGGATGCTCGTCTGGCGGGGCGTGCTCGCGAGATCCGGGCCACGATGCGTCGGGACGGGCTGGACGAGCAGCTTGTCGTTGCCCTCTTTGCGCTGGTGAGGGAGGTTTCCCGCAGAACCGTCGGGCTGCGGCACCACGACGTCCAGGTTCTCGCGGGTCTTTCAATGATCGGGGGAGCCGTCGTCGAGATGGACACGGGCGAAGGCAAAACGGTGACTGTCGCCTTGCCGGCGGCGGCGGCCGCCTTTGCCGGGATGCCTGTGCATGTTGTGACGGTGAACGAATATCTCGCTGAGCGCGATCATAGGGCGTTGTCGCCGATCTTCAGTTTTCTGGGCCTTTCCACCGGCGTCGTCACCAACGGGCTGTCGCCAGCGGAGAAGGTTGCCGTTTATGCCCGCGACATCGTCTACGCCAGCAACAAGGACATCGCGTTTGACTATCTGCGCGATCGCATCGCGCTCGGTATCCGGCCGAATTTCCTCCGTACGAGGCTCAGAGAATTCGCTGGCGATGCTGATGCCAGCCAGCGTGTGGCAATGCGCGGGCTGCATTTCGCCATCGTCGACGAGGCCGACAGCGTGCTCGTCGACGAAGCGCGCACCCCGCTGATCATCTCAAGGGAGACCGATGTCAGCGAGGAACGGGAGTGGGCGCAACAGGCCTTCCGGATGATTGAGGACCTAGAGCCGGACCTCCACTACAGAATGCGGGCCGAGGAGCGGCGGATCGAGCTGACCGATGCCGGACGAGCTTGCCTCGAGGACAAAGGTCGGGCCGTGGGCGGCATCTGGCTCAATCGCATCCGGCGCGAGGAAGGAGCCCGCCAGGCGCTGTCGGCCACGCACATCTTCCGGAAAGGCGAACACTATCTCGTCCAGGACGGCAAGGTGCAGATCGTCGATGAATACACCGGCAGGATCATGCCCGACCGGTCCTGGAGCGACGGGCTGCACCAACTGATCGAATTCAAGGAGGCATGCGAGACGACGAGCCGGAAGCTGCCGATGGCTCGCATGACCTATCAACGCTTCTTTCGGCGCTATCTTACGCTGTGCGGCATGACCGGGACCGCGCGTGAAGTAACGAGTGAACTGTGGTCGGTCTATCGGCTCGGCGTCGTTCGCATTCCGCCGAACGTGCCATCGAAGCGTCGAGATCTCGGCGCCACCATCTGCGCCAATCAGGACGAGAAGTGGCGCCGCATCGTCGAACGCGTGAGGGCGTTACACTCCAGCGGCCGGCCGGTGCTGATCGGCACGCGCTCGGTGCTCGCCTCCAATCAGCTCAGCCGGTCCCTCATGGAGGCAGGGCTCGAGCACGAAGTGCTCAACGCGGAGAACGTCGCGCGCGAGGCCGGCATCATCGCCGAGGCTGGACGCCGCGGCCGCATCACCGTGGCCACCAATATGGCTGGCCGCGGCGTCGATATCGCCGTCGACCCCGATCTTCTCGACGATGGCGGCCTCCATGTCATATTGAGCGAATTGCATGATGCGGGTCGCATAGACCGCCAGATGCAAGGGCGAACCGCAAGGCGCGGCGAGCCGGGTACAACTGAGACGGTGCTTTCCATGGAGGACCCGCTGCTCGAACTCTTGCCGGCGCGCCTGCCACGATCGCCGCAATTCGGTCGGGTGCTCTTTCATCTGGCTCAGCGTCGCGCCGAGCGCGCTCACAGGCGGGACCGCAGGAATCTGCTCGCGCAGGACGGGCGGCTGGGTGTGCTCCTGGCATTCTCGGGGGGAAAGAGTGATGTCAGCAAGGTCGTCGGTTCGGCGAGTGAGGCTCACCGCGGCGAAGGCTCCTCACCCCCGGCGATCTTCCGACAGCGAAGGAATGGAACCCCGTAG
- a CDS encoding efflux RND transporter periplasmic adaptor subunit has translation MRLTAAKAPHPRRSSDSEGMEPRRLARAVAWRLAAGLIFGISAAASAAAESFDCVIDPAIVVKVGSQVPGLLDSVIIDRGDRVTAGEAIATLSSKVESATVALMTVQAGSTSEIEAQRARLDLAQNKLARVEELVKRNISAKSDLDAAIAEAEVVKRELALAEMRKRAAELELNRAQAVLEQKTIRSPITGVVIQRSLSKGEYLDQDGQLATIAQLDPLFVESFLPVSKFGSIKVGMPAIVKPNEPITGTYEGTVKVVDSVFDAASSTFGVRVELSNTGQKLPAGHRCRVSFDRTTD, from the coding sequence GTGAGGCTCACCGCGGCGAAGGCTCCTCACCCCCGGCGATCTTCCGACAGCGAAGGAATGGAACCCCGTAGATTGGCTCGGGCAGTGGCGTGGCGGTTGGCCGCCGGGCTGATCTTCGGGATTTCGGCCGCGGCTTCGGCGGCGGCCGAATCGTTCGACTGCGTCATTGATCCCGCAATCGTCGTCAAGGTCGGCAGCCAGGTTCCGGGCCTGCTCGATTCCGTCATTATCGACCGCGGCGACAGGGTCACCGCCGGTGAGGCGATCGCGACGCTCTCGTCGAAAGTGGAGTCGGCGACGGTAGCGCTGATGACGGTTCAGGCAGGGAGCACAAGCGAGATCGAGGCGCAAAGGGCGCGCCTGGATCTTGCGCAAAACAAGCTGGCGCGTGTCGAGGAACTGGTGAAGCGCAACATATCGGCGAAGAGCGACCTGGATGCCGCGATTGCGGAGGCGGAGGTGGTGAAACGGGAGTTGGCGCTCGCGGAGATGCGCAAGCGCGCTGCGGAACTGGAACTCAACCGGGCGCAGGCCGTGCTCGAACAGAAGACCATCCGCAGCCCGATCACCGGCGTCGTGATCCAACGGTCGCTCTCCAAGGGCGAATATCTCGATCAGGACGGACAACTCGCCACCATCGCCCAGCTCGACCCTCTGTTTGTCGAGTCCTTCCTCCCTGTGAGCAAGTTCGGCAGCATCAAGGTTGGCATGCCGGCAATCGTCAAGCCTAACGAACCGATCACTGGCACCTATGAGGGGACCGTCAAGGTCGTGGATTCGGTGTTCGATGCCGCCTCCAGCACGTTCGGTGTGCGTGTGGAGCTTTCCAATACCGGCCAAAAGCTCCCCGCCGGCCATCGCTGCAGGGTTTCCTTCGACCGCACGACGGATTGA
- a CDS encoding LysR family transcriptional regulator, which yields MDIGWDDLKLFLDVARLGGLSAATRTTGLSAATLGRHVTALEKQIGEPLFVRRQTGYGLTPVGEELLRRAEDVEAAMQSLTRWREGSLPDRIVRVSAGPWTSAFVSTHIGEIWTVDDGIRVELVTTTDRVDIGRRAADIGIRSERPTEQWLAARQSGKVAYAIYSGRNLINGIAAGLFVGVTGEGANIASARWLQAHHGDRIAVRGNNIHSVRELVAAGAGLSIFPCFVGDSDPRLVRVARPIPELETDQWVVTHHEERHSPPVRKIADRIAALMRAHQPLFRGETPNR from the coding sequence ATGGATATCGGCTGGGACGATCTGAAGCTGTTTCTCGATGTCGCGCGGCTGGGTGGTTTGAGCGCAGCGACGAGAACCACAGGCCTCAGCGCAGCCACTCTTGGACGACACGTCACCGCGCTCGAAAAGCAGATCGGCGAACCGCTGTTCGTGCGTCGGCAGACCGGCTACGGACTGACGCCGGTCGGTGAAGAATTGCTGCGGCGCGCCGAAGACGTCGAGGCGGCAATGCAGTCGCTGACCCGCTGGCGCGAAGGAAGCTTGCCCGACCGCATTGTCCGCGTCTCGGCCGGGCCATGGACCTCGGCATTCGTTTCCACCCACATCGGCGAGATCTGGACGGTCGATGACGGCATAAGGGTGGAGCTCGTCACCACCACCGACCGGGTAGACATCGGTCGCCGTGCCGCCGACATCGGCATCCGCAGCGAGCGTCCTACCGAGCAGTGGCTGGCCGCCCGTCAGAGCGGCAAGGTCGCCTACGCCATCTATTCCGGACGCAACCTGATCAACGGCATCGCCGCCGGCTTGTTCGTCGGCGTCACCGGAGAAGGGGCAAACATTGCCTCGGCACGCTGGCTGCAAGCCCATCACGGCGACCGCATCGCCGTGCGTGGCAACAACATCCATTCGGTGCGCGAACTGGTGGCCGCCGGCGCCGGCCTTTCGATCTTTCCGTGTTTTGTCGGTGATAGCGATCCGCGGCTGGTTCGCGTCGCTCGGCCTATCCCCGAACTCGAAACCGACCAATGGGTCGTTACCCATCACGAGGAACGCCACTCTCCGCCGGTACGAAAAATCGCCGACCGGATTGCCGCCTTGATGCGGGCGCACCAGCCGCTGTTTCGCGGCGAGACGCCGAACCGATGA
- a CDS encoding DUF1127 domain-containing protein: protein MLHELRHRFARWVAYRQTLASLRRVSDSTLADAGISREEIRERARHASLRR from the coding sequence ATGCTGCATGAACTTCGACACCGTTTCGCCCGCTGGGTTGCCTATCGCCAGACGCTTGCGAGCTTGAGGCGGGTCTCGGACAGCACATTGGCGGATGCCGGCATTTCTCGCGAAGAGATCCGCGAGCGTGCCCGCCACGCCAGCCTGCGTCGTTGA
- a CDS encoding aldo/keto reductase: MQMKLWDGRSVPRIGIGTWAAGGAARWRDTATFYGEVDDIRSQTALAMAYDIGARVFDTAAAYGAGNAELILGRALKGKDEAVIITKVGYFGDPETRKIAPEDASAAAIRASIDNSRQRLQRDCIDVALLHINEYPIERAGEVFDTLGLLQQEGKIGGFGWSTDHPERLAAYAPRVGFIAVENDFNVFTPANELMAVAARENLVSFSRLPLAMGLLTGKYTPGLKVPANDVRGGNAEWMVFFRDGAANPHYLSRLEAIRDLLTSGGRTLAQGALGWILAKSAIALPIPGFTRPEQVEDNLGVLEKGPLPAAVMAEIDGVLNIAETA, translated from the coding sequence ATGCAGATGAAGCTTTGGGATGGTCGCTCGGTACCGCGCATCGGGATCGGCACCTGGGCGGCGGGGGGCGCCGCACGCTGGCGTGACACGGCGACCTTTTACGGCGAGGTCGACGACATCAGGTCGCAAACTGCGCTGGCCATGGCCTATGACATCGGCGCGCGGGTGTTCGACACGGCTGCCGCCTATGGCGCCGGCAATGCCGAGCTGATCCTCGGGCGGGCGTTGAAGGGCAAGGACGAAGCCGTCATCATCACCAAGGTCGGCTATTTCGGCGATCCCGAAACGCGCAAGATCGCTCCCGAGGATGCCTCGGCTGCCGCGATCCGGGCATCGATCGACAATTCGCGGCAGCGCCTGCAGCGCGATTGCATCGACGTCGCGCTGCTGCATATCAACGAGTATCCGATCGAGCGAGCCGGCGAGGTGTTCGATACGCTCGGCCTGCTGCAGCAGGAGGGCAAGATCGGCGGCTTCGGCTGGAGCACCGATCATCCCGAACGGCTCGCCGCCTATGCGCCGCGCGTGGGTTTCATCGCCGTGGAGAACGACTTCAATGTGTTTACCCCGGCCAACGAGCTGATGGCCGTTGCGGCGCGCGAGAACCTCGTCTCGTTCAGCCGGCTGCCACTTGCAATGGGGCTGCTCACCGGCAAATACACGCCGGGCTTGAAGGTGCCGGCAAATGACGTGCGCGGTGGGAACGCCGAATGGATGGTTTTCTTCAGGGATGGCGCCGCCAACCCGCACTATCTGTCAAGGCTCGAGGCAATCCGCGACCTGCTCACCTCGGGCGGACGCACGCTTGCGCAAGGCGCGCTCGGCTGGATCCTCGCCAAGTCGGCGATCGCCTTGCCGATCCCCGGCTTTACGCGGCCCGAGCAGGTCGAGGACAATCTCGGTGTGCTGGAAAAAGGGCCGCTGCCGGCAGCGGTGATGGCTGAGATCGACGGCGTGCTGAATATTGCCGAGACCGCCTAA
- a CDS encoding type VI immunity family protein, which produces MLSTDFVNRLGGAAKLSQALGKRCPMHEYPGGVILQAGDKPQLGDVNRGIVLDEYRRVASAVKRLRFEDYAIGLFPVPQPLDARDETVKWIRRFD; this is translated from the coding sequence GTGCTCTCGACCGATTTCGTGAACCGGCTGGGCGGTGCTGCGAAACTGTCGCAAGCGCTCGGCAAGCGCTGCCCCATGCACGAATATCCCGGAGGCGTCATCCTGCAGGCAGGTGATAAGCCTCAGCTCGGCGACGTCAACCGGGGCATCGTGCTGGATGAATACCGGCGTGTTGCATCCGCCGTGAAGCGGCTTCGCTTCGAGGATTACGCGATCGGCCTTTTCCCGGTGCCCCAGCCCTTGGATGCCCGGGACGAAACCGTGAAGTGGATACGGCGGTTCGATTAG
- a CDS encoding TfuA-like protein, whose product MRPKLVFAGPTLSQGEVQEVAEAICLPPAVQGSIIAAVQQFDPSAIVIIDGGFQSEPAVRHKEILWAIAKGIPVIGAASMGALRAADLFPYMQGVGLIYRWYRRFALAPDDAVAVLHGPWQVNYAPITHALIDLRMTVRRASRRGIVSDEYRTRLERAAQALNFRERTLARMVGDALSCEGDLVVEKYQEILSAAFVQQKKQDARDALRLLHHGLFKESVPLPDFQLTAAFFKDLDDAGLEV is encoded by the coding sequence ATGCGTCCCAAGCTGGTCTTTGCCGGTCCCACCCTGTCACAGGGCGAAGTTCAGGAAGTGGCGGAGGCGATCTGCCTTCCGCCGGCTGTGCAGGGTTCGATCATCGCGGCTGTGCAGCAATTTGATCCGAGTGCGATAGTCATCATCGACGGCGGCTTTCAGTCTGAGCCGGCGGTCAGGCACAAGGAAATCCTTTGGGCAATAGCGAAAGGTATTCCGGTAATAGGCGCGGCGAGCATGGGGGCCCTTCGCGCCGCGGACCTTTTTCCATACATGCAGGGAGTGGGGCTGATCTACCGGTGGTATCGTCGTTTCGCGCTCGCGCCTGACGATGCAGTGGCCGTGCTGCACGGACCATGGCAGGTAAACTACGCGCCCATAACCCACGCGCTGATCGATCTTCGCATGACGGTTCGCAGGGCCAGCCGTCGAGGCATCGTTTCGGATGAATACAGGACCAGGCTGGAGCGCGCCGCGCAAGCTCTCAACTTTCGCGAGCGCACGCTCGCCCGCATGGTCGGCGACGCCTTGTCATGTGAAGGTGATCTCGTTGTCGAGAAATATCAGGAGATCCTCTCGGCAGCTTTCGTTCAGCAAAAGAAGCAGGATGCGCGTGATGCGCTCCGGCTGTTGCATCACGGTCTATTCAAGGAGTCCGTACCCCTGCCGGATTTCCAATTGACGGCGGCTTTCTTCAAGGATCTCGACGACGCCGGGTTAGAGGTTTGA